GTGCAGGGCTTCCTGGAGCTGGTGGAGCGGGACGCGGTCGCCCAGTGGTGGTACAACCGGACCCGGCACACCGCGGTGGACCTCGACGCCTTCGACGAGCCGTGGATCGCCGGGCTGCGCACGGCCTACGAACGGGATCTGCACCGCGAGGTGTGGGCGCTGGACCTCACCTCGGACTTCGGCATTCCGGTGGTCGCGGCCGTCTCCCGGCGCCGGGACAAGGCCGCGCAGGACATCACCTTCGGGTTCGGGGCGCACTTCGACCCGCGCTTGGCGCTGCGCCGCGCCCTGACCGAGATGAACCAGCTGCTGCCCCCCGTGCTGGGCGCCCGCGAGGACGGCACGGGGTACCTCACCCGGGACCGTGATCTGCTCGCGTGGTGGACCGGGGCGACGGTGGCCGGGCAGCCGTACCTGCTGCCCGACGCCGGGCAGAGCGCCCGCGCACCGGGGAGTTACGGCTACCGGCCGCGAGGCGATCTGCGCGAGGACATCGAGGCGGCGAAGCGGCTGGTGGCCGCTCGGGGGCTGGAATTGCTGGTCCTGGACCAGACCAGACCGGACGTGGGTATTCCGGTGGTGGCGGTGCTGGTGCCGGGGCTGCGGCACTTCTGGGCGCGGTTCGCTCCCGGCAGGCTCTTCGACGTTCCCGTGGCCGAGGGCCGGCTGTCGCGTCCGACGCGCTACGCGGACCTCAACCCCGTCCCGCTCTTCGTGTAGAAGGGGGCGTCCCGACAGTCCTCGGGCCATATGCCAGAGGCCCCGCCCACCTCCGCAAAACCCGCTCCACGGACGGTCCGGACCCAGGATTGGGCCATACTATGCTGTCACGTCCGAGAGCCGCGCAGCCAAGGCACGGGGGGGCATACATGGGTGTCACCGGCGTTCCGTCCGATGCCGACGCGGAGCCGTTACCGCAGCGTGCGCGATGGCCCGCGGGGCTGCCCGACCGCGATCTTCCCGCGCCGCGGCTCGCCCGGACCATCACCATCGTGGTGCTGCTGTGCCTGTCGATCGTGGTCTCGCTCAACTCCCTGGAGTACAGCGCCGATACGCCGACGCTGGCCGCGTCGGTGGCCATCGTGCTGGCCGTGTTCCTCCTGCAGTTCCTGCACTCCTCCACACGGGCCCAGCGCTGGACGACGCGGACCCGGGTCCTGATGCTGCTGACCCAGGCGGTCTTCACCTACGCACCTGTCCTGATCTTCCACCGCACCTGGGTCAGCATGACCGGTCCGCTGGCGGGATCGATTCTGCTTCTGGTGCCGTTCCCGCGGGCGTGGATCCCGTTCGCGGCGACCGTCGCGGTCCCCGCCTCCTTCCAGCTGGTGGTGTCGCTCAGCTGGCTGGAGACGTCCTATCTGGTGCTGTCGACGCTCTTCACGGGCCTGGTGATCTACGGACTGTCCCGGCTCACCGACCTCGTCCAGGAGGTGCACCGCTCGCGCGCCGAACTCGCCCGGCTGGCCGTCTCGCAGGAGCGGCTGCGCTTCTCGCGGGACCTGCACGACCTGCTGGGCTACAGCCTCTCCGCGATCACGCTCAAGAGCGAGCTGATCTACCGCCTGGTGCCCGGCCGGCCGGAGCAGGCCCGCGAGGAGGTCGCCTCGTTGCTGGACATCTCCCGTCAGGCGCTGTCGGATGTGCGCACGGTGGCCAGCGGCTACCGTGACATGTCGCTCGCCGCGGAGGCGGACTCCGCCGCGGCGATCCTGGCCTCGGCGGACGTGGAGGCGGAGGTCGAGATCGCCTGCGGACATCTGCATCCGGTCATAGACACCGTGCTCGCGACCGCGCTGCGCGAGGGTGTCACCAACATCCTCCGTCACAGCAAGGTCGAGACCTGTCGCATCAGCGCCGTCACGGAAGAGGAGAGAGTGACGCTGACCTTGACCAACGACGGTGTCCCCGACGATCTGCCCGCGCTCTCCCCCCACAGCGGCAGCGGAATCGGCAATCTCAAGGCCCGGCTCGGTGCGGTCGGCGGGCGGCTGGAGGCGGAGCGGACGCGCGACGGATGCTTCCGGATGGTTGCCCAGGCGCCGACGCGGCCGATCGCCGCGCGCACGACGCAAGACCGGATGGCCGCGAGACCCGCGGCCTGATCGATGTCTGCCCGGCCGCGGCCGGGCACCTGCCGGCCGGGGGAGACCTGCCAATGCTCGCCGTCAAGATCCTGCTCGCCGAGGACGTGCACATGATCCGCGGTGCGCTCATCGCCCTTCTGGAACTGGAACCGGACCTGCGG
This portion of the Streptomyces caniferus genome encodes:
- a CDS encoding sensor histidine kinase, whose amino-acid sequence is MGVTGVPSDADAEPLPQRARWPAGLPDRDLPAPRLARTITIVVLLCLSIVVSLNSLEYSADTPTLAASVAIVLAVFLLQFLHSSTRAQRWTTRTRVLMLLTQAVFTYAPVLIFHRTWVSMTGPLAGSILLLVPFPRAWIPFAATVAVPASFQLVVSLSWLETSYLVLSTLFTGLVIYGLSRLTDLVQEVHRSRAELARLAVSQERLRFSRDLHDLLGYSLSAITLKSELIYRLVPGRPEQAREEVASLLDISRQALSDVRTVASGYRDMSLAAEADSAAAILASADVEAEVEIACGHLHPVIDTVLATALREGVTNILRHSKVETCRISAVTEEERVTLTLTNDGVPDDLPALSPHSGSGIGNLKARLGAVGGRLEAERTRDGCFRMVAQAPTRPIAARTTQDRMAARPAA